A single genomic interval of Verrucomicrobiota bacterium harbors:
- a CDS encoding FAD-dependent oxidoreductase: MISRSIIQFSLGCFVIVCATKSHAAVTIEADVCVYGGTAGGVVAAVQAARMGKTVVVAEFGNHLGGMTSGGLGATDIGNKAAIGGIAREFYQRVARHYAKPEAWPLEKPEEYFAKGAGRNKLDDLKQPDATMWTFEPHVAENILLQMTQEAKVPVHFQQRLARAKRNAGRIVEITMMNSNVFRAKMFIDASYEGDLMAKAAVTFSVGREANAQFNETLNGVRAVTPKHQFTVPVDPYVRLGDPTSGLLPLIQNGPVGQTGTSDRCVQAYNFRLCYTKNPLNRLPHPRPEKYDEGRYELLDRYLDALVAAGRTPKLSEFWNPIWMPNGKTDINNNGGFSTDFIGMNFNYPDADYFTRARIWREHADYIRGFVYFLATSPRVPENLGKEMQEWGPAKDEFADTDHWPHQLYVREARRMMSDYVMTEHNCRGDTKAEDSIGLAAYGMDSHNCQRIVKNGRVENEGDVEVGGFSPYPIAYRSIVPKAGECENLLVPVCLSATHIAYGSIRMEPVFMVLGQSAATAACFAIDENTSVQKVDVKKLQTRLLADKQILEWKGKPPAKRRKWSLKFE; the protein is encoded by the coding sequence ATGATCTCGAGATCAATCATCCAATTCTCACTTGGTTGTTTTGTCATCGTCTGCGCAACCAAATCGCATGCTGCGGTAACCATTGAAGCCGACGTGTGCGTCTATGGCGGGACCGCAGGCGGCGTGGTGGCCGCCGTGCAAGCGGCGCGCATGGGCAAGACCGTCGTCGTGGCGGAATTTGGCAATCATCTGGGCGGCATGACTTCGGGCGGGTTGGGGGCGACCGATATCGGCAACAAGGCGGCCATCGGCGGTATCGCGCGCGAGTTTTACCAGCGCGTGGCGCGCCATTACGCAAAGCCGGAAGCGTGGCCGCTCGAAAAACCGGAGGAGTATTTCGCCAAGGGTGCGGGCCGAAATAAACTTGATGACTTGAAGCAGCCGGACGCAACGATGTGGACCTTCGAGCCGCACGTGGCCGAGAACATTCTGCTCCAGATGACCCAGGAGGCCAAAGTGCCTGTCCACTTCCAGCAACGTCTTGCCCGCGCAAAAAGGAACGCAGGTCGCATTGTGGAAATCACGATGATGAACAGCAACGTCTTTCGCGCGAAGATGTTCATCGATGCGAGCTACGAAGGCGATTTGATGGCGAAGGCGGCGGTCACTTTCTCGGTCGGGCGCGAAGCCAATGCGCAATTCAACGAGACACTCAATGGCGTGCGGGCGGTCACGCCGAAACACCAGTTCACCGTGCCTGTCGATCCCTACGTCAGACTGGGCGATCCGACCAGCGGCTTGCTGCCGTTGATTCAGAACGGACCCGTCGGGCAAACCGGCACAAGTGATCGTTGTGTGCAGGCTTACAATTTCCGCCTTTGTTACACGAAAAATCCGCTGAACCGTCTCCCACACCCGCGACCGGAAAAATATGATGAAGGCAGATACGAACTGCTCGACCGTTACCTCGACGCGCTTGTCGCGGCCGGTCGCACGCCCAAACTCAGCGAGTTTTGGAATCCAATCTGGATGCCCAATGGCAAGACTGACATCAACAACAACGGCGGGTTCTCCACGGATTTCATCGGCATGAACTTCAATTATCCGGACGCCGACTACTTCACACGCGCACGGATTTGGAGGGAGCACGCGGATTACATTCGCGGGTTTGTGTATTTCCTCGCCACCAGTCCGCGCGTGCCGGAAAACCTGGGCAAGGAAATGCAGGAATGGGGACCGGCCAAGGACGAGTTTGCAGACACCGACCATTGGCCGCATCAACTCTACGTTCGCGAAGCGCGCCGCATGATGTCGGACTATGTCATGACGGAGCACAATTGTCGTGGTGACACCAAGGCCGAAGATTCCATAGGGCTCGCCGCGTATGGGATGGATTCGCACAACTGCCAGCGCATCGTGAAGAATGGACGCGTCGAAAATGAGGGCGACGTGGAGGTCGGCGGCTTTTCGCCCTACCCCATTGCCTACCGCTCGATCGTTCCCAAAGCCGGCGAGTGTGAAAATCTCCTCGTGCCCGTTTGCCTGTCGGCCACGCACATCGCGTATGGATCGATCCGCATGGAGCCGGTGTTCATGGTGTTGGGTCAATCCGCTGCGACGGCAGCCTGCTTCGCCATTGACGAAAACACTTCCGTGCAGAAGGTGGATGTCAAAAAGCTGCAAACAAGACTTTTGGCCGACAAACAAATCCTCGAATGGAAAGGCAAGCCGCCAGCCAAACGAAGAAAGTGGAGTTTGAAGTTCGAGTGA
- a CDS encoding DUF2188 domain-containing protein produces MASEAESTARDRFNHSPLARHEKNKCVGCHTASIWYQKHQTSDDVFGQQSKAIAAGRDIARNQHSELRIQGRDTLT; encoded by the coding sequence TTGGCGTCTGAGGCCGAATCTACGGCAAGAGATCGCTTCAATCATTCTCCTCTCGCACGTCATGAGAAGAACAAATGTGTCGGCTGTCACACCGCGAGCATTTGGTACCAAAAGCACCAAACGTCTGACGACGTTTTCGGCCAGCAAAGCAAAGCGATTGCGGCTGGCCGTGACATTGCCCGCAACCAACATTCCGAATTGCGGATTCAAGGCCGCGACACCCTCACCTGA
- a CDS encoding pectate lyase produces the protein MNFFRLHVGLFPLWSVALILISFLLFASVGYSAQIVAFPGAEGFGRFATGGRGGDVFIVTNLSDSGPGSLREGFRSATGPRTIVFEVSGTIELKKKLVLDKSSITIAGQTAPGDGVTLKDYTFQIKNATNVIVRYLRCRLGDQNKEKGAKGGDDTLNTDDIDRVILDHCSLSWAIDGTHDLRRGGNFTLQWCILSEALNQSLHNKGEHAMCASYRDLSGNISLHHNLFATCRDRHPTLGSAQAPPRYIVDFRNNVIYNWSAGGTANFADHFINCVNNLFRPGPMTDPARLPIAMKGGLPDLAKGHMSGNVFEQREDLTRDNYAALDFKRWLKPPSKYLYRGTLADWKTDSAPDLGANLPQTQSATESAELVLSRAGASLHRDAVDRRVIEDVRNRRGKLIDSQDQVGGWPVLRSAPAPADKDRDGMPDAWEKAHGLNPNDPADRNADRDGDAYTNLEEYLNNLCTP, from the coding sequence ATGAATTTCTTTCGCTTGCATGTCGGACTCTTCCCTCTGTGGAGCGTTGCCTTGATACTGATATCCTTCCTCCTCTTCGCGTCGGTCGGATATTCAGCGCAGATCGTTGCCTTTCCGGGCGCGGAAGGTTTCGGACGGTTCGCCACGGGTGGACGTGGCGGAGACGTTTTCATCGTGACGAACTTGAGCGACTCCGGTCCCGGTTCACTGCGTGAAGGATTTCGTTCCGCGACCGGACCGCGGACGATTGTGTTCGAAGTTTCGGGAACCATCGAACTCAAGAAAAAGTTGGTGCTGGATAAGTCCTCCATCACGATTGCGGGCCAGACGGCGCCCGGCGACGGGGTCACGCTCAAGGATTACACCTTCCAGATCAAGAACGCCACGAATGTGATCGTCCGATACTTGCGCTGCCGCCTCGGTGATCAGAACAAGGAGAAAGGCGCGAAAGGCGGCGACGACACGCTCAACACCGACGATATCGACCGCGTGATTCTGGACCATTGCTCGCTGAGTTGGGCCATCGACGGCACTCACGATCTTCGTCGCGGTGGCAACTTTACCCTGCAATGGTGCATCCTCAGCGAGGCGCTGAACCAGAGTCTGCACAACAAGGGCGAGCACGCGATGTGCGCCTCGTATCGCGACCTGTCCGGCAACATTTCCCTCCATCACAATTTATTTGCGACATGCCGCGACCGTCACCCGACCCTCGGCAGCGCGCAAGCACCGCCCCGCTACATCGTCGATTTCCGCAACAACGTCATCTACAACTGGAGCGCCGGTGGCACCGCCAACTTCGCCGACCATTTCATCAACTGCGTCAACAATCTCTTCCGTCCCGGCCCGATGACTGATCCAGCAAGACTACCCATTGCCATGAAAGGCGGCCTGCCTGATCTGGCCAAAGGCCACATGAGCGGAAACGTGTTCGAGCAACGCGAAGACCTGACGCGCGACAACTACGCCGCCCTCGACTTCAAACGCTGGCTCAAGCCGCCGTCTAAATACTTGTATCGCGGCACCCTCGCCGACTGGAAGACGGACTCGGCGCCTGATCTCGGCGCCAACCTGCCGCAGACCCAATCGGCCACCGAATCCGCGGAACTTGTCTTATCGCGTGCCGGCGCCTCGTTGCACCGGGATGCGGTGGATCGACGTGTGATCGAGGATGTTCGCAATCGCCGGGGCAAATTGATCGATTCGCAAGATCAGGTGGGCGGCTGGCCCGTGCTCCGCAGCGCGCCGGCGCCGGCAGATAAGGATCGTGATGGAATGCCGGACGCCTGGGAGAAAGCGCACGGCTTGAACCCGAACGATCCGGCCGACCGAAATGCCGATCGGGACGGCGATGCCTACACCAACCTCGAAGAATACCTCAACAACCTCTGCACTCCGTAG